The Pedobacter roseus genome contains a region encoding:
- a CDS encoding SusC/RagA family TonB-linked outer membrane protein produces the protein MKQKLSFFRRSYVLLCLSMLFAIKANAQTKVTGKVTASDDKLPIVGATIKIKNGPGGTTTDANGAFSIAAKPADVLVISFIGYGSKEITVGTQTNMTVVLLAENNKLSEVVVTGYSSQRKKDLTGAVAVVSMGLLKAQPAASAVEALQGKATGVQIINDGAPGSTPQIRIRGISTINNNEPLYVIDGVPFEGKLSWLNQNDIESMQVLKDASSASIYGSRANNGVVIITTKKGVAGAPKITLDSYYGTQAPRKGSFPEMMNPQQYAQYVFDGYKNAGKTVAAGKNYGSGPTPVLPDYLVAGSKLGQDVTAADADPSKYNYSRDPNLFYQITRANKEGTNWFDEITESAPIQNYQISATGGGENATYTFSGGYLDQKGTIKYTGFKRYNLRSNTSISAFNKHVRFGENAQYSYSEGYGFGVNPNTPGSYQDQGSALGWAYRIPTIIPVYDISGNFAGSRGSQLGNAENPLAFLYRAKDNKNKSNFFFGNVFAEGDILPGLVLRTNFGLRYENFNGLSMRYPNLEFSEGNNSNNLNEYQGYNTEWTWSNTLNYSKVFNELHRVNVLVGTEAIRSRSRQLNAGRNDFFILGNQDYYYLSTGSSNISNTSFGSIGSLFSLFGKVDYSYHDRYLASITFRRDGSSNFGPNNKYGNYPAASVAWRLSEEEFMKSIKWVSDLKLRVGYGQTGNQRIPPYQYINRFQSSIINSAYAVGGANGLTTGVWQNAYQNADVKWESLKALNIGLDFSLLGGAVDGSVDWYSKKTSDMLYNLPLPSSVVGLGSSPFVNIGDMSNKGIEFNVAYHYGIKDNNPFKFDIGLNFSKNKNEIVRLAPGIFNQIYGNYRSLQTSVLQEGAPFGSFFGYKTAGIYQSTADIQSNPSYAGARVGGLRYQDINGDGVIDPKDRTIIGDPNPNFTAGINLNASYKNFDIAAFIYGVQGNDIFQATRYFTDFPSFDGAKSTRLLNAWSPSNPTSLTPSAYAGASDLEFASSSYYIQDGSFLRLKNIQLGYSIPTAKAFGANSPISKLRVYVSATNLFTITKYTGMDPEVSQITDTFSAPGVDQGVYPSPRQFLIGINVGF, from the coding sequence ATGAAACAAAAACTATCTTTCTTCAGGAGGAGTTATGTTCTCTTGTGCCTGAGTATGCTGTTTGCAATCAAGGCAAATGCCCAAACCAAAGTAACCGGGAAAGTTACCGCGAGTGACGACAAACTCCCAATAGTCGGGGCAACCATAAAAATCAAAAACGGCCCTGGCGGCACTACCACCGATGCTAATGGTGCATTTTCTATTGCTGCAAAACCTGCCGATGTATTGGTGATTTCATTTATCGGCTACGGATCAAAAGAAATTACTGTAGGCACCCAAACCAATATGACTGTAGTTTTATTGGCCGAAAACAACAAATTATCAGAAGTGGTAGTAACCGGTTATTCGAGCCAGCGTAAAAAGGATCTTACAGGTGCTGTGGCCGTGGTGAGCATGGGCCTGTTAAAAGCCCAGCCAGCTGCCAGTGCAGTAGAAGCTTTACAGGGTAAGGCTACGGGGGTGCAGATTATAAACGATGGAGCGCCGGGTTCTACACCGCAGATCCGTATCAGGGGTATCAGTACTATCAATAACAATGAACCACTTTATGTGATTGATGGTGTTCCTTTCGAGGGTAAATTATCCTGGCTTAATCAAAACGATATCGAAAGTATGCAGGTATTGAAGGATGCTTCCTCAGCCTCTATTTACGGATCGCGGGCCAATAATGGTGTAGTAATTATTACCACTAAAAAAGGAGTGGCCGGAGCACCAAAAATTACGCTCGATTCTTACTATGGTACACAGGCCCCACGAAAAGGCAGCTTCCCTGAAATGATGAATCCACAGCAATATGCTCAATATGTATTTGATGGATATAAAAATGCTGGTAAAACAGTTGCTGCTGGTAAAAATTATGGATCAGGGCCAACTCCTGTATTGCCCGACTATCTGGTAGCAGGTTCGAAACTTGGCCAGGATGTTACCGCTGCAGATGCTGATCCTTCTAAATATAATTACAGCCGCGACCCTAATCTATTTTATCAGATTACAAGGGCAAATAAAGAAGGTACTAATTGGTTTGATGAGATTACCGAATCGGCACCGATCCAGAATTATCAGATCAGTGCTACAGGTGGTGGCGAAAATGCAACCTATACTTTTTCGGGCGGATACCTGGATCAGAAAGGAACGATCAAATACACTGGTTTTAAAAGGTATAATCTGAGGTCAAATACGAGTATATCTGCTTTTAATAAACATGTTCGTTTTGGCGAAAATGCGCAGTACAGTTATTCGGAAGGTTATGGTTTTGGTGTTAACCCCAATACGCCTGGAAGTTATCAGGATCAGGGCAGTGCACTGGGATGGGCTTACCGTATCCCTACCATTATCCCGGTTTACGATATTTCCGGAAATTTTGCCGGTAGTCGTGGAAGTCAGTTGGGAAATGCCGAAAACCCGCTTGCTTTCCTTTACCGTGCCAAGGATAATAAAAACAAAAGCAATTTCTTCTTCGGAAATGTTTTCGCTGAGGGCGATATCCTTCCAGGACTTGTATTGAGAACCAATTTTGGTTTGCGTTACGAAAACTTTAACGGTCTGTCTATGCGTTATCCAAACTTAGAATTTTCTGAAGGGAACAACTCCAATAACCTGAACGAATACCAGGGTTATAACACTGAATGGACCTGGAGCAATACTTTAAACTACAGTAAGGTTTTTAATGAGTTGCACCGTGTAAACGTCCTTGTTGGTACAGAAGCAATCAGATCAAGGTCCCGTCAGTTAAATGCGGGCAGAAATGATTTCTTTATTCTGGGCAATCAGGATTATTATTACCTGAGTACGGGTTCTTCCAATATCAGCAATACTAGTTTTGGTTCTATTGGTTCACTATTTTCTTTATTTGGAAAGGTAGATTATTCTTACCACGACCGTTATCTGGCAAGTATTACGTTCAGGCGTGATGGATCTTCAAACTTTGGTCCAAACAATAAATACGGTAATTACCCGGCGGCAAGTGTGGCCTGGAGATTATCGGAAGAGGAATTTATGAAGAGCATTAAATGGGTAAGCGATTTAAAACTTCGGGTAGGTTATGGACAAACCGGAAATCAGCGGATACCGCCATACCAGTATATTAACCGTTTCCAAAGTTCTATCATCAATTCTGCTTATGCTGTTGGTGGGGCAAATGGTTTAACTACCGGGGTTTGGCAAAATGCCTATCAAAATGCCGATGTAAAGTGGGAATCGTTAAAAGCGTTAAACATTGGACTTGATTTTAGTCTGTTGGGTGGTGCTGTAGACGGATCGGTTGATTGGTACAGTAAAAAAACATCAGACATGCTTTATAACCTTCCTTTACCATCCAGTGTGGTTGGTTTGGGCAGCTCACCATTTGTAAATATTGGCGATATGAGTAATAAAGGGATCGAGTTTAATGTCGCTTATCATTATGGCATCAAAGACAACAATCCGTTTAAGTTTGATATTGGACTGAATTTCTCTAAAAACAAAAATGAGATTGTAAGGTTAGCCCCTGGTATTTTTAACCAGATTTATGGCAACTACAGAAGTTTACAAACCAGTGTATTGCAGGAAGGCGCACCATTTGGTTCATTTTTTGGGTACAAAACTGCCGGGATTTACCAAAGTACTGCAGATATTCAGAGTAATCCATCGTATGCTGGTGCCAGGGTTGGTGGTTTGCGTTATCAGGACATTAACGGCGATGGGGTAATCGATCCTAAAGACCGGACCATTATCGGAGATCCAAATCCTAATTTTACCGCTGGGATAAACTTAAACGCATCTTACAAAAACTTTGATATTGCTGCATTTATTTATGGCGTTCAGGGCAATGATATTTTCCAGGCTACACGCTACTTTACCGATTTCCCTTCTTTTGATGGAGCTAAAAGTACAAGGTTGCTAAATGCATGGAGTCCTTCAAATCCAACCAGTCTTACACCTTCTGCTTATGCCGGCGCTTCAGACCTGGAGTTTGCCTCTTCGAGCTATTACATTCAGGACGGAAGTTTTTTAAGGTTAAAAAATATACAGCTTGGCTACTCAATCCCTACTGCCAAAGCATTTGGTGCCAATTCGCCAATCAGTAAATTGAGGGTATATGTAAGTGCAACCAATTTATTCACAATAACGAAATATACTGGTATGGACCCGGAGGTGAGTCAGATTACAGATACTTTCTCTGCTCCAGGGGTAGATCAGGGTGTTTATCCTTCTCCCCGTCAGTTTTTAATTGGTATTAATGTTGGATTTTAA
- a CDS encoding DEAD/DEAH box helicase encodes MLFKELNLIEPILKALETEGYTQPTPIQEQSIPTILKGKDLLGCAQTGTGKTAAFAIPMLQLLHEKHINTKATKNIKALILTPTRELAIQIEESFKAYGRNLNLRHLVIFGGVNQHSQVEALRKGIDILVATPGRLLDLMNQGFISLNTIELFVLDEADRMLDMGFIHDVKKVVAKLPTKRQTLFFSATMPDEIQKLANTILSSPTKVEVTPISSTAETIVQSVYFVDKPDKKKLLIHLLEDKKIETALVFTRTKHGADRIVKDLAHAGIKSAAIHGNKSQNARQRALTDFKDRKIRVLVATDIAARGIDIDQLSHVFNFELPNIPESYVHRIGRTGRAGANGIAISFCDAEENEYLLDIQKLIKITLPIVDDHPYPLSWESMLAKNQVKRKPQAQSKGGGGAKKSGDGNMSGKPRNASNNRRFGGNRKRGDR; translated from the coding sequence ATGTTATTCAAAGAATTAAACCTCATTGAGCCAATTTTAAAGGCCCTTGAGACCGAAGGTTATACACAACCTACACCAATACAGGAGCAATCCATCCCAACAATATTAAAAGGCAAAGATTTATTAGGCTGCGCACAAACTGGCACCGGAAAAACCGCTGCTTTCGCCATTCCGATGTTGCAGTTATTGCACGAAAAACACATCAATACCAAAGCAACCAAAAACATAAAGGCTTTAATTTTAACGCCAACACGCGAGCTTGCCATCCAGATTGAAGAAAGTTTTAAAGCTTATGGCCGTAATTTAAATTTACGCCACCTGGTAATTTTTGGAGGGGTTAACCAGCACTCGCAGGTTGAAGCATTAAGAAAAGGCATTGATATTTTAGTAGCAACGCCTGGCCGTTTATTAGACTTAATGAACCAGGGTTTTATCAGCTTAAACACCATCGAGCTATTTGTATTGGATGAAGCCGACCGTATGCTGGACATGGGCTTTATCCACGATGTGAAAAAAGTGGTAGCTAAATTGCCAACAAAACGACAGACTTTGTTTTTCTCGGCTACAATGCCTGATGAAATCCAGAAATTGGCCAATACCATTTTATCAAGTCCAACAAAAGTAGAGGTTACCCCTATTTCTTCTACTGCCGAAACGATTGTTCAATCGGTTTATTTTGTAGATAAGCCCGATAAAAAGAAATTATTGATCCACCTTTTGGAGGATAAAAAGATTGAAACTGCTTTGGTTTTTACGCGTACCAAACACGGTGCAGACAGGATTGTGAAAGATTTAGCCCATGCAGGCATAAAATCTGCTGCGATTCACGGAAATAAATCGCAAAATGCGCGTCAAAGAGCATTAACAGATTTTAAAGACAGAAAAATTCGTGTTTTAGTAGCGACTGATATTGCTGCACGTGGTATTGATATCGATCAGTTATCACATGTTTTCAATTTCGAATTACCCAATATCCCTGAATCTTATGTACACAGAATTGGCCGTACAGGTCGTGCTGGTGCAAACGGTATCGCCATTTCGTTCTGTGATGCAGAAGAAAACGAATACTTACTGGATATCCAGAAACTGATTAAAATTACGCTTCCCATTGTGGATGATCATCCATACCCGCTAAGCTGGGAAAGCATGTTGGCTAAAAACCAGGTTAAACGCAAACCACAGGCACAATCGAAAGGTGGTGGTGGTGCCAAAAAAAGTGGTGATGGCAACATGAGCGGCAAACCGCGCAACGCCAGCAATAACAGAAGGTTTGGCGGAAACAGGAAAAGAGGAGATAGATAA
- the leuS gene encoding leucine--tRNA ligase: MDYQFKEIEQKWQKFWADHQTFKAESNSDKPKYYVLDMFPYPSGAGLHVGHPLGYIASDIFSRYKRLKGFNVLHPMGYDSFGLPAEQYAIQTGQHPAITTEANIATYRRQLDQIGFSFDWSREVRTSEPSYYKWTQWIFMQLFNSWYNIENDRAEDITTLIEKFNASGTADVKAVSDEDTKEFLPSDWATFTDEEKQIELLKYRLTYLRESTVNWCAALGTVLANDEVKDGFSERGGFPVEQKKMMQWSMRITAYSDRLLQGLDTIDWPEPIKEMQRNWIGKSVGASVKFQVEGNDKQIEVFTTRVDTIFGVSYLVLAPEHEWVAELTTPEQKEDIANYITLTKKKSELDRMADTKTVSGAFTGTYVINPVSGERVQLWIADYVLAGYGTGAVMGVPSGDQRDWLFATHFNLPIIQILDGQKDIDVQADPTKEGKYINSGFINGLTYKEAVAFLNNWLEVEKVGKAKVNFRQRDAIFGRQRYWGEPIPVYFKDGLPYLVKEEELPLLLPEIDKYLPTETGEPPLARAENWLPKDGGHYELSTMPGWAGSSWYWYRYMDANNNNDFASKEAVEYWKDVDLYIGGSEHATGHLLYSRFWNKFLKDLGYTKEEEPFKKLINQGMIQGRSNFVYRINDENGKPTNTYVSAGLRKEYRTSALHVDVNIVENDTLDLTKFKAWREEYANAEFILEGGKYICGVEVEKMSKSKFNVVNPDDLIERYGADTLRMYEMFLGPLEQSKPWNTNGIEGVFKFLRKFWRLFHNEDWAFHVNDNVPTKAELKSLHKIIKKVQDDIERFSFNTSVSSFMIAVNELTDLKCKNRQILEDMVIILSPYAPHICEELWVQLGNEAGTLSYTAFPTFKPEYLVEDEFAYPVSINGKMKMNLNLSLTLAQPEVEAILFADEQFQKFLDGKPTKKIIFVKGKIINVVV; this comes from the coding sequence ATGGATTACCAATTCAAAGAAATAGAGCAAAAGTGGCAGAAATTCTGGGCAGATCATCAAACATTTAAAGCCGAAAGCAATTCTGATAAACCAAAATACTATGTGTTAGATATGTTTCCTTATCCATCAGGAGCAGGTTTACACGTTGGTCACCCACTGGGTTACATTGCATCAGATATTTTTTCGAGATACAAACGCCTTAAAGGCTTTAATGTATTGCACCCAATGGGGTACGATTCTTTCGGATTACCAGCAGAGCAATATGCGATACAGACCGGACAACATCCGGCCATTACCACTGAAGCAAACATTGCAACTTATCGCCGTCAGTTAGATCAGATTGGTTTTTCTTTCGACTGGAGCAGGGAAGTACGTACCAGTGAGCCATCTTATTACAAATGGACACAGTGGATTTTTATGCAGTTGTTCAATTCCTGGTATAACATCGAAAACGACAGGGCAGAAGATATTACCACCCTGATCGAAAAATTCAACGCATCGGGTACGGCTGATGTAAAAGCCGTTTCTGATGAAGATACCAAAGAATTTTTGCCAAGCGACTGGGCAACTTTTACAGATGAAGAGAAGCAGATCGAATTGTTAAAATACCGCTTAACTTATTTGCGTGAGAGTACTGTAAACTGGTGTGCAGCTTTAGGCACCGTTTTGGCGAATGATGAGGTAAAAGATGGTTTCTCTGAGCGTGGTGGTTTTCCGGTTGAGCAAAAGAAAATGATGCAGTGGAGTATGCGGATTACCGCTTATTCAGACAGGCTTCTGCAAGGTTTAGATACCATCGACTGGCCAGAGCCGATTAAAGAAATGCAACGCAACTGGATCGGTAAGAGTGTTGGCGCATCTGTTAAATTTCAGGTGGAAGGAAACGATAAACAAATCGAAGTCTTTACCACCCGCGTAGATACCATTTTTGGTGTTTCTTACCTCGTATTGGCTCCGGAACATGAATGGGTTGCTGAATTGACCACTCCTGAACAAAAAGAGGACATTGCAAATTATATTACCTTAACTAAAAAGAAATCGGAATTAGACCGTATGGCCGATACCAAAACAGTATCAGGTGCTTTTACGGGTACTTATGTGATAAATCCGGTAAGTGGTGAACGTGTTCAACTGTGGATTGCTGATTATGTATTGGCTGGTTACGGAACAGGTGCGGTAATGGGCGTGCCGAGTGGCGACCAGCGCGATTGGTTATTCGCAACACACTTTAATTTACCGATTATCCAGATTTTGGACGGACAAAAAGATATTGATGTGCAGGCTGATCCAACAAAAGAAGGAAAATACATTAATTCTGGTTTTATTAACGGATTAACTTATAAAGAAGCTGTAGCATTCTTGAATAATTGGTTAGAGGTAGAAAAAGTTGGAAAAGCCAAAGTGAATTTCCGTCAACGCGATGCGATTTTTGGTCGCCAGCGTTATTGGGGCGAGCCAATTCCGGTTTATTTTAAGGATGGATTGCCTTATCTGGTTAAAGAAGAAGAATTACCCTTGTTGCTTCCTGAAATTGATAAATATTTGCCAACCGAAACAGGTGAGCCACCATTGGCCAGGGCCGAAAACTGGTTGCCAAAAGATGGAGGTCATTACGAATTAAGCACCATGCCGGGTTGGGCAGGAAGCAGCTGGTACTGGTACCGTTATATGGATGCCAACAACAATAACGATTTTGCTTCAAAAGAGGCGGTTGAATACTGGAAAGATGTGGATTTATACATCGGCGGTTCTGAACATGCAACCGGTCACTTATTGTACAGCCGTTTCTGGAATAAATTTTTGAAAGATTTAGGTTATACCAAAGAGGAAGAGCCTTTCAAAAAACTGATTAATCAGGGGATGATCCAGGGTAGAAGTAATTTTGTTTACCGCATTAACGACGAGAACGGAAAACCTACCAATACTTATGTTTCTGCTGGTTTAAGAAAAGAATATAGAACTTCAGCCTTACATGTTGATGTAAACATTGTTGAAAACGATACTTTAGATTTAACCAAATTTAAAGCCTGGAGAGAAGAATATGCTAATGCAGAATTTATTCTTGAAGGCGGAAAATACATTTGTGGTGTTGAGGTTGAAAAGATGTCGAAATCAAAATTCAATGTGGTTAATCCCGATGATCTGATTGAGCGTTATGGTGCCGATACTTTGCGCATGTACGAAATGTTTCTAGGTCCGTTAGAGCAAAGTAAACCCTGGAATACTAATGGTATTGAAGGCGTATTTAAGTTCTTGCGTAAATTCTGGCGTTTGTTCCACAATGAAGACTGGGCTTTTCATGTAAACGATAACGTGCCTACCAAAGCAGAGCTGAAATCGCTGCATAAAATCATTAAAAAAGTACAGGATGATATCGAGCGTTTCTCGTTCAATACTTCAGTTTCGAGCTTTATGATTGCGGTAAATGAATTAACTGATCTGAAATGTAAAAACCGTCAGATTCTGGAAGATATGGTGATTATCCTTTCGCCTTATGCGCCACATATCTGCGAAGAACTTTGGGTACAATTGGGTAACGAAGCCGGAACTTTATCTTATACGGCTTTCCCAACATTTAAACCAGAATATCTGGTAGAAGATGAGTTTGCTTATCCGGTTTCCATCAACGGTAAAATGAAAATGAACCTGAACTTGAGTTTAACTTTAGCCCAACCAGAAGTAGAAGCAATTCTATTCGCAGATGAGCAGTTCCAGAAATTTTTGGATGGAAAACCGACTAAAAAAATCATTTTCGTTAAAGGAAAGATTATTAATGTAGTAGTGTAG
- a CDS encoding cell division protein FtsX: MEEFEVSDASKKTKTVYISTIISIALVLLMLGLLGLVLVHAKNLSNYVKENIVLNIIVDEGAKEADVLAFQKELNTNPAVKQTQYVNKELAARNLTQDLGEDFVNFLGYNPLTSTFDVYLKAEYANNKSIDALKASISKNPVVKEVVYQSSLIDMVNKNINTIGLIIFAFAVLLLIISIALINNTIRLAIYSQRFLIKSMQLVGATKNFIRRPFLLYAALHGLIAAFIAIIILLATLIYARKEVPEIIILNNYQEFGFVFIGLLIVGIFITGISTWFAVSRYLRLKSYHLYR, translated from the coding sequence ATGGAAGAATTCGAAGTAAGTGATGCATCTAAGAAAACCAAAACCGTTTATATCTCTACTATAATTAGTATTGCATTGGTTTTATTAATGCTCGGGTTACTTGGTTTGGTACTTGTACATGCCAAAAACCTGTCTAACTACGTTAAAGAAAACATTGTTTTAAACATTATTGTTGATGAAGGTGCAAAAGAAGCTGATGTACTGGCTTTCCAGAAAGAGTTAAATACAAACCCTGCTGTAAAGCAGACGCAATATGTAAACAAAGAGCTTGCCGCCAGAAATTTAACCCAGGATTTAGGTGAAGATTTTGTTAACTTCTTAGGTTACAACCCGCTAACTTCTACCTTCGATGTGTACTTAAAAGCAGAATATGCGAACAATAAAAGCATCGATGCACTAAAAGCGAGTATTTCTAAAAACCCTGTGGTTAAAGAAGTAGTTTACCAAAGTTCTTTAATTGATATGGTAAACAAGAACATCAATACCATCGGGTTGATTATTTTTGCTTTTGCAGTACTACTTTTAATCATCTCTATTGCACTGATTAACAACACCATACGATTAGCCATTTATTCGCAGCGCTTTTTAATTAAAAGTATGCAGCTGGTTGGTGCAACGAAAAATTTTATCCGACGTCCTTTCTTACTGTACGCTGCTTTGCACGGCTTAATTGCTGCGTTTATTGCCATCATTATTTTATTGGCAACATTGATTTATGCCCGCAAAGAAGTACCGGAAATTATTATTTTAAATAACTACCAGGAATTTGGCTTTGTATTTATCGGCCTTTTAATTGTTGGTATTTTTATAACAGGAATTAGTACATGGTTTGCAGTAAGCAGGTATTTACGTTTAAAATCTTATCATCTTTATAGATAA
- a CDS encoding DUF3098 domain-containing protein — protein MAEKKTSPVVKDVKSELVFTKKNYQLLLISIAIVAFGFILMMGTTGDIYDFRRTLLAPIVVLAGFAFGIYAILKK, from the coding sequence ATGGCAGAAAAAAAAACAAGTCCGGTTGTTAAGGACGTTAAAAGCGAATTGGTTTTTACCAAAAAAAACTACCAGTTATTATTAATCAGCATTGCAATTGTTGCATTTGGTTTTATCCTGATGATGGGCACCACTGGTGACATATACGACTTCAGAAGAACTTTATTGGCTCCGATAGTGGTTTTGGCAGGTTTTGCTTTTGGTATTTATGCTATCTTAAAAAAATAA
- the vapB gene encoding type II toxin-antitoxin system VapB family antitoxin, whose protein sequence is MTTTNLQIEINSLPLNLRQEVADFVEFLKTKHKNKPKLKSREFGYAKGKIKLADDFDEPLEMFADYI, encoded by the coding sequence ATGACAACAACAAATTTGCAGATTGAAATTAATTCGCTTCCCCTAAACCTTAGGCAGGAAGTTGCGGATTTTGTTGAATTCTTAAAAACAAAACACAAGAACAAGCCGAAATTAAAATCACGTGAATTTGGGTATGCAAAAGGTAAGATCAAACTAGCAGATGATTTTGATGAGCCTTTAGAAATGTTTGCTGATTACATTTAA
- a CDS encoding type II toxin-antitoxin system VapC family toxin yields the protein MAYLLDTHTFLWFVSGDDQLPVSVKKRLSDINISCFLSIDSFWEIAIKKQIGKLDLKIGFEELFRFAERNQIEIVSINETHLTLLNLEFINNDPFDRIIVSQAISEDLVLISRDKKLKNYKVKLQWE from the coding sequence ATGGCCTACTTATTAGACACGCATACCTTTTTATGGTTTGTATCAGGTGATGATCAATTGCCAGTTTCAGTAAAAAAAAGGCTATCTGATATTAATATATCCTGCTTCTTAAGCATTGATTCTTTTTGGGAAATTGCCATTAAAAAACAGATTGGAAAGCTCGATTTAAAAATTGGTTTTGAAGAGCTTTTTAGATTTGCAGAAAGAAACCAAATTGAGATTGTCTCCATTAATGAAACCCATCTTACATTACTAAACCTCGAATTCATTAATAATGATCCTTTTGATCGGATTATTGTATCGCAAGCCATTTCAGAAGATTTGGTCTTGATTTCAAGAGACAAAAAATTAAAAAACTATAAAGTAAAATTACAGTGGGAATAA
- a CDS encoding undecaprenyl-diphosphate phosphatase, with translation MNAFEAIVLAVVEGLTEFLPVSSTGHMIIASSLMGIASEPFVKLFTIVIQLGAILSVVVLYFKRFFKSINFYIKLLVAFIPAAVFGLLLSKKIDELLESPMAVGISLLVGGVILLFVDKWFNKPTVLEEEKVTYLTALKIGFFQCIAMLPGVSRSGATIVGGMSQKLSRKVAAEFSFFLAVPTMFAATAKKLYDFYKEGHTITHDQTNLLIIGNVIAFVVALLAIKSFIGYLNKHGFKVFGWYRIAAGLIIIILLLSGHNLQII, from the coding sequence ATGAACGCTTTTGAAGCCATTGTCCTTGCAGTTGTTGAAGGATTAACTGAATTTTTGCCGGTATCGAGCACTGGCCACATGATTATTGCATCATCATTGATGGGCATTGCATCAGAACCATTTGTAAAACTTTTCACCATTGTAATCCAACTTGGCGCGATACTTTCTGTAGTGGTACTCTATTTTAAAAGATTCTTCAAGTCAATAAATTTCTACATTAAATTGCTCGTTGCCTTTATTCCTGCGGCTGTATTTGGCCTGTTATTGAGCAAAAAAATCGACGAATTATTGGAAAGCCCAATGGCCGTTGGCATTTCGTTGCTTGTTGGCGGTGTAATCTTATTATTTGTTGATAAATGGTTTAATAAACCAACCGTACTCGAAGAAGAAAAGGTAACTTATTTAACCGCTTTAAAAATCGGATTTTTTCAATGCATCGCCATGTTACCAGGTGTATCTCGTTCAGGGGCAACTATTGTAGGTGGTATGAGTCAGAAATTAAGCCGAAAAGTTGCTGCTGAGTTTTCATTTTTCCTTGCTGTACCGACTATGTTTGCTGCAACGGCGAAAAAGTTGTACGATTTTTACAAAGAAGGGCATACCATTACCCATGATCAAACCAATCTTCTAATTATCGGTAACGTTATTGCTTTTGTGGTAGCACTCCTGGCTATTAAAAGTTTTATCGGATACCTGAACAAACATGGTTTCAAAGTTTTTGGCTGGTACAGAATTGCTGCAGGTTTAATCATTATCATCCTGTTATTAAGCGGACATAACTTACAGATCATATAA
- the truB gene encoding tRNA pseudouridine(55) synthase TruB, which yields MRIFAQKRFVSTENSKFKDFNFAEGELLLINKPYKWTSFDVVGKIRNSLKPLKLKVGHAGTLDPLATGLLIICTGKLTKQIDTFQAEEKEYTGTMVLGASTPSFDMETEVYETFDISNITEEEIYAACKPFIGDIEQYPPAHSAVKVNGERLYVKARLGEEVELRKRFVNVPEFEITRIELPEIDFRIVCSKGTYIRSLVSDFGKALNNGAYLSKLTRTRSGNFLLKDAFEVLELVNYIRSKKEEAKTEAEA from the coding sequence ATGCGTATCTTTGCGCAAAAAAGATTTGTGAGTACCGAAAATTCAAAATTTAAAGATTTCAATTTTGCTGAAGGCGAATTGCTTTTAATCAACAAACCATACAAATGGACCTCATTTGATGTGGTTGGCAAAATCCGTAACTCTTTAAAACCGCTAAAATTAAAGGTTGGTCATGCCGGCACTTTAGATCCCCTTGCAACAGGCCTGTTAATCATCTGTACCGGCAAGTTAACCAAGCAAATAGACACCTTCCAGGCTGAGGAGAAAGAATACACCGGAACGATGGTTCTGGGCGCTTCTACCCCATCTTTCGATATGGAAACTGAGGTATACGAAACTTTCGATATTAGCAACATTACCGAGGAAGAAATTTATGCTGCCTGCAAACCTTTTATTGGTGATATCGAGCAATATCCACCAGCGCACTCTGCTGTAAAGGTAAACGGAGAGCGTTTATATGTAAAAGCACGCTTAGGCGAAGAGGTTGAATTGCGTAAACGCTTTGTAAATGTTCCTGAATTTGAAATCACCAGGATCGAACTTCCAGAAATCGATTTCAGGATTGTATGCAGTAAAGGTACTTACATCCGTTCGCTGGTATCCGATTTTGGCAAGGCTTTAAACAATGGCGCTTATCTATCTAAACTTACCCGTACCCGTAGCGGAAACTTTTTACTTAAAGATGCGTTTGAGGTATTAGAACTTGTTAATTATATTCGTAGCAAGAAAGAAGAAGCCAAAACTGAAGCAGAAGCATGA